A stretch of the Aphis gossypii isolate Hap1 chromosome 2, ASM2018417v2, whole genome shotgun sequence genome encodes the following:
- the LOC114121731 gene encoding neuroblastoma suppressor of tumorigenicity 1-like — protein MIPSSLNVKTTVMNYLLYTSVLVFGVRASEIESTNSTLRRHKVHNIVLYPDKHSWCTSTPIKQVISDVDCDPVEIDNLVCLGACFSYSIPRTVPANNGDEVNSYCDSCQPVNTIWIPVKLKCSDGSNHTKKVQLIKECRCSSCSRHWELENPPTDVVDEETSVQTSRYMQLMKLEQNENAEDEQNSTDAVPSAEDDILDAVNLTRLAYEKNIWIRGPHHSKVLLRKENMINSPKVAVNDDIAQQSLAEDAADKNDTI, from the exons ATGATTCCGAGTTCTTTAAATGTCAAAACTACCGTCatgaattatttgttatatacatCTGTATTGGTGTTTGGTGTACGAGCGTCTGAAATCGAATCGACAAATTCTACTCTCAGACGACACAAG gtccacaatatagttttgtatCCTGACAAGCATTCGTGGTGTACGAGCACGCCCATTAAACAAGTTATATCCGACGTCGATTGCGATCCTGTGGAGATTGACAACCTCGTTTGCTTGGGTGCTTGTTTCAGTTATTCCATACCAAGAACGGTTCCGGCCAACAACGGCGACGAAGTTAACTCGTATTGTGACTCATGCCAACCCGTAAACACGATATGGATTCCT GTGAAACTGAAGTGCAGCGATGGATCAAATCACACGAAAAAAGTACAGCTGATCAAAGAGTGCCGGTGCTCGTCCTGTAGCCGACACTGGGAACTGGAAAATCCACCGACGGACGTTGTGGACGAGGAAACTTCCGTGCAAACATCGAG ATATATGCAACTAATGAAACTTGAACAAAACGAAAACGCCGAAGACGAACAGAATTCTACTGACGCGGTTCCGAGTGCTGAGGATGAC ATACTGGACGCTGTAAACTTGACTAGGCTGGCttatgagaaaaatatttggatCCGAGGTCCACATCATTCGAAA GTACTattaagaaaagaaaatatgataaactCACCGAAAGTCGCGGTCAACGACGACATCGCCCAACAATCTTTGGCAGAAGACGCTGCCGATAAGAATGATACAATTTAA
- the LOC114121729 gene encoding SET domain-containing protein SmydA-8-like, which translates to MVKQLIKVAEDPTVGRYVAANLDLTAWQVALVERPLIRGPSQVTGPVCLGCLKSITADSSVRCERCGWPMCSDSKCSDDEWHKAECDWTVSRRKQKVEIKDFTIPHPSYQSITVIRCLYQKHKNPDVWAKLTKLESHCASRRGGSKYEADRVWIADHLRRFYKLDPEEWSVEEILRVCGIVQVNGHEVPLTDPPYVAIYDAGSMLEHSCVPNCSKTFTRDGHLLIRTGAAVVESGGHLSISYTDVLWGTAQRLAHLADTKFFVCKCPRCSDPTELGTYYSGVKCATEDCMGYALPNVHPSTNDPFDIEWTCNFCSTVIDPNRIELTLSHVGRDMAAMNRRDPNHCRMFLDHYVSAGDLHPNHYYFTEVRLNLAQLYGQLEGHPLDSLSSEQLSHKRELCLKVLKVADVLFSAECRIRGSLMFELHAIMAEDARRSQQDTNVVMEALLRSKFYLEQAENLLKYEPKELPEGQMAAQCKQNAIDLDLLLKKLHESIGSAPM; encoded by the exons ATGGTTAAACAATTGATTAAG GTAGCAGAAGACCCTACGGTCGGCCGGTATGTGGCCGCCAACTTGGACTTGACCGCGTGGCAAGTGGCGCTCGTTGAACGGCCGCTGATCCGTGGCCCGTCACAGGTCACAGGGCCCGTGTGCTTGGGATGCCTGAAGTCGATTACCGCTGACTCATCCGTGAGGTGCGAACGGTGCGGTTGGCCGATGTGTTCGGACAGCAAGTGTTCGGACGACGAATGGCACAAAGCCGAATGTGACTGGACCGTGTCGCGGAGGAAGCAGAAG GTGGAAATCAAGGACTTTACGATCCCACATCCCAGCTATCAGTCGATCACGGTGATCAGGTGCCTGTACCAGAAACACAAAAACCCGGACGTCTGGGCCAAGCTGACCAAGCTAGAATCGCACTGCGCCAGTCGCCGCGGCGGATCCAAGTACGAGGCGGATCGCGTATGGATTGCGGACCACTTGCGCAGGTTCTACAAACTGGACCCGGAAGAGTGGTCGGTCGAAGAGATACTCCGAGTGTGCGGGATCGTGCAGGTCAACGGGCACGAAGTGCCCCTCACCGATCCTCCGTACGTGGCGATCTACGACGCGGGCTCGATGCTGGAGCACAGCTGTGTGCCCAACTGCTCCAAGACGTTCACGCGAGACGGTCATCTGTTGATCAGGACCGGAGCCGCGGTCGTCGAGAGCGGCGGACATCTATCCATCTCGTACACGGACGTGCTCTGGGGTACCGCGCAGCGGCTCGCCCATCTGGCCGACACGAAGTTCTTCGTCTGCAAGTGCCCCAGGTGTTCGGACCCCACGGAACTCGGAACGTACTATAGCGGAGTCAAGTGCGCGACTGA AGACTGTATGGGCTACGCGTTGCCGAATGTGCATCCATCTACCAATGACCCGTTCGACATTGAATGGACATGCAACTTTTGTTCCACGGTCATCGATCCGAACCGGATAGAACTCACGTTGTCCCACGTGGGCCGAGATATGGCAGCGATGAACCGCCGCGACCCGAATCATTGTCGCATGTTCCTTGACCACTACGTATCAGCCGGTGATTTGCACCCCAACCACTATTACTTCACCGAAGTCCGTCTGAACCTGGCGCAACTCTATGGGCAGCTGGAAGGGCATCCACTGGACTCACTGTCCTCGGAACAATTGAGTCACAAGCGAGAACTGTGTCTGAAAGTCTTGAAAGTAGCGGACGTGTTGTTTTCTG CCGAATGCCGAATACGGGGCTCTCTGATGTTTGAGTTGCACGCCATAATGGCGGAAGACGCGAGGAGATCTCAGCAAGACACTAATGTTGTAATGGAGGCTCTGTTG agATCCAAATTTTATCTGGAACAAGCTGAAAATTTGTTGAAATACGAACCAAAAGAATTACCCGAAGGTCAAATGGCCGCCCAGTGCAAACAGAACGCCATAGATTTGGacttgttgttaaaaaaattacacgaaTCGATTGGCAGTGCACCCATgtga
- the LOC114121734 gene encoding integrator complex subunit 5 — protein MEMKKHQEDQFAKLAVFLSETKQPFINVQTSQITCAMELLKLLPAAQDAVFEYYGKFFDYAISTYLKQLKVQPSWVESSNTSSRLEPPIIPPEIIENVTNIRDVLLRLVEEDHLVWAPVVLHWSYKLLGKISKHYNVHEFARMPLGDMLRFWSQCSVAYILVDINNKTIAKMMKAEGERSVDSMIETMLGYKSSSFEWVLAQIGDSFPSLVIKDMLLCGIKEMCTTKKFKHTEKLNSFIRILDHLSITYFNNIKEVVFKLFKLSLSEEYQKMTVENVAIVPFLLHMAMCSSTLLKSMLCENLTQITPEVLNKLLPLYPQWKKYFDEQCSFLDIMVQVLLNADRGIKHVLNLIFQLIDCEDPKLKTLKTGAQTLFELFLAELEYSLRTNRTTPPIVKALVTNLHSIKSYLLSTNVDVAQPAARLLSCIAIRDQECLLPYIATMLIESENSTQLETLVEILSFGVNMAHFDGGLVYALVKTDVSLSNVWKNINTLLSLESEPPEGISLHGVSLAVVCHLDKICRSMIECCHCGDMQNAHLLSSILSKIAAKLCMKEMSVPKVLYCVKAAVLYFFTCLFKEKDEMFKLKACLRMNKFVNTVSYRSSIARTAAMKYILDGVLKEPFSLLFVTPDNRRNDYIIQPLEKTSLMGSFLQQEYNSAFGEKINTKFDKDELHPKYKTPVFDAKSVRFNEQRLVSFLRSCYSSDECYSFEPTLDTVVSLALLVVQFVSPDVMYNGLPWPDEDFTKVTIERDVHIYHTITTKPILWTILGILAGHRPALCYCSVLLRAVCACLINHWGAVNHTKGKSKDNRQLLDDTVKLLNTMSLGQLLPKPLDVLGVIVPELTPQQILIVLRDCVWTYTRDHIPAPALFLRNNIGGMWRDTTVVSVPKPYSDSLRLTMIENITQFGDLYARLFTNHDQQPTEIL, from the exons ATGGAGATGAAGAAACATCAAGAAGATCAGTTTGCTAAATTAGCAGTGTTTCTCAGTGAAACAAAGCAACCTTTCATCAATGTTCAAACTTCTCAGATTACTTGCGCAATggaattacttaaattactgCCCGCTGCGCAGGATGctgtttttgaatattatggaAAGTTTTTTGATTATGCCATTTCTACATATTTGAAACAACTTAAAGttcag cCATCATGGGTCGAATCATCAAATACATCATCACGGCTTGAGCCTCCAATTATACCACcagaaataattgaaaatgtgaCTAATATAAGAGATGTTCTTTTAAGGCTAGTTGAAGAAGATCATTTAGTTTGGGCTCCTGTTGTACTACATTGGTCTTATAAGTTGTTag GAAAAATATCCAAACACTACAATGTGCATGAATTTGCTAGAATGCCTTTAGGAGATATGCTTCGATTTTGGTCTCAGTGTTCAGTCGCTTATATACTAGtggatattaataacaaaacaattgcTAAAATGATGAAAGCAGAAGGAGAACGATCAGTTGATTCTATGATAG aaaccaTGTTAGGGTATAAAAGTTCAAGTTTTGAATGGGTATTAGCTCAAATTGGTGATAGTTTCCCATCATTAGTCATTAAGGATATGTTACTGTGTGGGATTAAAGAGATGTGCACtactaaaaaattcaaacat actgAGAAGCTAAATTCTTTTATTAGAATTCTTGATCACCTTTCGATAACATACTTTAACAACATAAAAGAAgttgtattcaaattatttaag ttgagTCTTAGCGAAGAATACCAAAAAATGACTGTTGAAAATGTTGCTATAGTTCCTTTTCTTTTACACATGGCTATGTGCTCATCAACATTACTTAAATCAATGTTATGTGAAAATTTAACTCAAA TTACTCCagaggtattaaataaattattaccattatatcctcagtggaaaaaatattttgatgaacaATGCAGTTTCTTGGATATTATGGTACAAGTCTTGTTAAATGCTGATCGAGGAATCAAgcatgtgttaaatttaatatttcaattaattgacTGTGAAGATCCAAAGTTAAAAACTCTAAAAACTGGTGCCCAGACATTATTTG aaTTGTTTCTTGCTGAACTTGAATATTCACTGAGAACAAACCGTACTACTCCTCCCATAGTTAAAGCACTAGTAACAAACTTACATTCAatcaaatcatatttattatcaacaaaTGTAGATGTTGCTCAGCCGGCTGCAAGGCTCTTAAGTTGTATTG cgATTAGAGATCAAGAGTGTTTATTGCCATATATAGCAACAATGTTAATTGAATCTGAAAACAGCACACAACTGGAGACACTAGTAGAAATTCTATCGTTTGGTGTCAACATGGCTCATTTTGATGGTGGCTTAGTTTATGCTTTGGTTAAAACTGATGTTTCTCTATCCAATGTTtggaaaaacataaatactttACTTAG TTTGGAATCTGAACCACCAGAGGGTATTTCATTACATGGTGTTTCATTGGCTGTAGTCTGTCATTTGGACAAGATCTGCAGATCAATGATTGAATGTTGTCACTGTGGAGACATGCAAAATGCTCATTTATTGTCATcgatattatctaaaattgcTGCAAAGTTATGCATGAAAGAAATGTCTGTTCCAAAAGTTTTGTACTGTGTAAAAGCAgctgtattatatttctttacttgtctatttaaagaaaaag ATGAGATGTTTAAGCTTAAAGCATGTCTTAGAATGAATAAATTTGTCAATACTGTTAGTTATCGGTCGTCAATAGCTAGAACAGCtgctatgaaatatattttggatGGTGTTCTGAAGGAACcattttcattgttatttgTCACACCTGACAATCGACGTAATGACTATATAATTCAGCCGCTTGAAAAAACTTCATTGATGGGATCATTTCTTCAACAG GAATACAATTCAGCGTTtggtgaaaaaattaatactaaatttgaCAAAGATGAATTACatccaaaatataaaacacctGTTTTTGATGCTAAAAGTGTACGATTTAATGAACAACGTCTTGTTTCATTTTTACGGTCTTGTTATTCGTCTGATGAATGTTATTCATTCGAACCAACATTGGATACAGTAGTATCTTTAGCACTTTTAGTTGTTCAGTTTGTATCACCAGATGTAATGTACAATGGTTTGCCCTGGCCTGATGAAGATTtcacaaaa gtTACTATAGAGAGAGATGTTCATATTTACCACACAATCACTACTAAACCAATACTATGGACAATACTTGGAATATTGGCCGGTCATCGCCCAGCACTTTGTTATTGTTCAGTTCTGTTACGAGCAGTCTGTGCATGTTTGATAAACCATTGGGGGGCAGTTAACCATACTAAGGGAAAGTCCAAGGACAATAGGCAATTATTGGATGATACTGTGAAGTTATTAAACACCATGTCACTAGGTCAGCTTTTACCTAAACCTTTAGACGTTTTGGGTGTTATTGTTCCAGAACTCACACCACaacaa ATATTGATAGTGCTACGTGATTGTGTTTGGACATATACCAGAGATCATATTCCTGCTCCAGCACTTTTTCTACGAAATAATATTGGTGGTATGTGGAGGGATACAACGGTTGTCAGTGTGCCAAAACCATATTCTGATTCTTTAAGACTCACtatgattgaaaatataactcaATTTGGTGATTTATATGCTAGATTATTTACTAACCATGATCAACAGCCTAcagaaatattgtaa
- the LOC114121750 gene encoding exonuclease 3'-5' domain-containing protein 2 isoform X2, which produces MCSLIRLSKFKTIPSSLSDILSNSNIIKVGVAIMDDAHLLMSDYNINVSGCIDLRYLAQECCVEERSLAALAYKLLGCTLDKDWQVRASDWEAEELNDRQTEYAALDAYVAVKIFEQLRNKKISWWNWLFLSDKQKWDMVTNIYSNYKDLPYQNVRSNGNTKFKPKSNVRSYSTSTIKSTKVYDNCLMENVDGTVMSTCSHKKVDWYISQGLAKLVNDDPKTIRLNFPADLKNRKDDFSVLPRENICTVCGRSEHFRKKSIIPKEFVRHMPTEYKSHIPHDTLLLCYWCHIKSNAFDFIIRKKIFNICQIEEQNPNENQKIPAYVKIMRSKSLAKTLLKSRHSLPDKIANELRLEIAETYNMKPNRVFDTFLETLLTIKSIKYENDCQHNSAAEKVVKHFLERDAISELKAIWRQHFLDTMKPKHLPPLWSVNYDG; this is translated from the exons ATGTGTTCTTTGATTAGATTGTCTAAGTTCAAAACTATTCCATCATCTTTAtct gaCATTCTGAGCAactctaatataattaaagttgGTGTTGCTATTATGGACGATGCTCATCTACTAATGAgcgattataatatcaatgtatCTGGATGCATTGATTTAAGATACTTAGCTCAAGAATGTTGTGTAGAAGAAAGAAGTTTGGCAGCTCTTGCGTATAAATTGCTGGGATGTACATTGGATAAAGATTGGCAAGTTCGAGCTAGTGATTGGGAAGCTGAAGAATTGAATGATCGACAAACTGAATATGCAGCATTGGATGCTTATGTAGCTGTCAAGATTTTTGAACaattgagaaataaaaaa atatcaTGGTGgaattggttatttttatcagaCAAACAAAAATGGGATATGGTTACTAATATATACTCTAATTATAAAGATCTACCATATCAAAATGTTCGAAGTAATGGaaacacaaaatttaaacCTAAATCTAATGTTCGTTCATATTCAACTTCAACAATTAAATCTACTAAAGTGTATGATAATTGCTTGATGGAAAATGTTGACGGAACTGTGATGTCAACTTGTAGTCATAAAAAAGTTGATTG gtatatatctcAAGGTTTAGCTAAATTGGTTAATGATGATCCAAAAACTATAAGACTTAACTTCCCAGCTGActtgaaaaatagaaaagacGATTTTTCTGTTCTTCCTCgggaaaatatttgtacagttTGTGGTCGTTCCGAACATTTTCGCAAGAAAAGTATCATACCAAAAGAATTTGTTCGACATATGCCAA ctGAATACAAAAGTCATATACCTCACGATACATTGCTTTTGTGTTATTGGTGTCATATCAAATCAAATGCTTTTGATTTCAtaatacgtaaaaaaatatttaatatatgtcaAATTGAAGAACAAAATCCTAATGAAAaccaaaaa attccagCATATGTGAAAATAATGAGATCAAAAAGTCTTGCTAAAACTCTTTTAAAATCTCGACATTCATTACCAGATAAAATAGCAAATGAATTAAGACTGGAAATTGcagaaacatataatatgaaaccAAATCGAGTGTTTGATACATTTCTTGAAACTTTACTCACCATCAAATCTATAAA GTATGAAAATGACTGCCAACATAACAGTGCTGCAGAAAAagtagtaaaacattttttggaaCGAGATGCAATAAGTGAATTAAAAGCAATATGGAGACAGCATTTCCTCGATACAATGAAACCAAAACATTTACCTCCTTTATGGTCAGTTAATTATGATGGGTAA
- the LOC114121750 gene encoding exonuclease 3'-5' domain-containing protein 2 isoform X1, with translation MFFSVFKLIMIKIITRVPLLGSYMKLRARQIDIVDTIEQCEQIAVKFEKSTTYLPILGLDCEWVTQNGIRHPVALLQISDNNGMCSLIRLSKFKTIPSSLSDILSNSNIIKVGVAIMDDAHLLMSDYNINVSGCIDLRYLAQECCVEERSLAALAYKLLGCTLDKDWQVRASDWEAEELNDRQTEYAALDAYVAVKIFEQLRNKKISWWNWLFLSDKQKWDMVTNIYSNYKDLPYQNVRSNGNTKFKPKSNVRSYSTSTIKSTKVYDNCLMENVDGTVMSTCSHKKVDWYISQGLAKLVNDDPKTIRLNFPADLKNRKDDFSVLPRENICTVCGRSEHFRKKSIIPKEFVRHMPTEYKSHIPHDTLLLCYWCHIKSNAFDFIIRKKIFNICQIEEQNPNENQKIPAYVKIMRSKSLAKTLLKSRHSLPDKIANELRLEIAETYNMKPNRVFDTFLETLLTIKSIKYENDCQHNSAAEKVVKHFLERDAISELKAIWRQHFLDTMKPKHLPPLWSVNYDG, from the exons ATGTTCTTttctgtatttaaattaataatgattaaaataattacaagagTACCATTACTTGGATCATATATGAAATTACGAGCTCGACAAATTGATATTGTGGATACAATTGAACAATGTGAACAAATAGCTGTCAAATTTGaaaa ATCTACCACTTACTTGCCAATTCTCGGACTAGATTGTGAATGGGTGACACAAAATGGAATTCGTCATCCTGTGGCATTGTTACAAATTTCTGACAACAATGGAATGTGTTCTTTGATTAGATTGTCTAAGTTCAAAACTATTCCATCATCTTTAtct gaCATTCTGAGCAactctaatataattaaagttgGTGTTGCTATTATGGACGATGCTCATCTACTAATGAgcgattataatatcaatgtatCTGGATGCATTGATTTAAGATACTTAGCTCAAGAATGTTGTGTAGAAGAAAGAAGTTTGGCAGCTCTTGCGTATAAATTGCTGGGATGTACATTGGATAAAGATTGGCAAGTTCGAGCTAGTGATTGGGAAGCTGAAGAATTGAATGATCGACAAACTGAATATGCAGCATTGGATGCTTATGTAGCTGTCAAGATTTTTGAACaattgagaaataaaaaa atatcaTGGTGgaattggttatttttatcagaCAAACAAAAATGGGATATGGTTACTAATATATACTCTAATTATAAAGATCTACCATATCAAAATGTTCGAAGTAATGGaaacacaaaatttaaacCTAAATCTAATGTTCGTTCATATTCAACTTCAACAATTAAATCTACTAAAGTGTATGATAATTGCTTGATGGAAAATGTTGACGGAACTGTGATGTCAACTTGTAGTCATAAAAAAGTTGATTG gtatatatctcAAGGTTTAGCTAAATTGGTTAATGATGATCCAAAAACTATAAGACTTAACTTCCCAGCTGActtgaaaaatagaaaagacGATTTTTCTGTTCTTCCTCgggaaaatatttgtacagttTGTGGTCGTTCCGAACATTTTCGCAAGAAAAGTATCATACCAAAAGAATTTGTTCGACATATGCCAA ctGAATACAAAAGTCATATACCTCACGATACATTGCTTTTGTGTTATTGGTGTCATATCAAATCAAATGCTTTTGATTTCAtaatacgtaaaaaaatatttaatatatgtcaAATTGAAGAACAAAATCCTAATGAAAaccaaaaa attccagCATATGTGAAAATAATGAGATCAAAAAGTCTTGCTAAAACTCTTTTAAAATCTCGACATTCATTACCAGATAAAATAGCAAATGAATTAAGACTGGAAATTGcagaaacatataatatgaaaccAAATCGAGTGTTTGATACATTTCTTGAAACTTTACTCACCATCAAATCTATAAA GTATGAAAATGACTGCCAACATAACAGTGCTGCAGAAAAagtagtaaaacattttttggaaCGAGATGCAATAAGTGAATTAAAAGCAATATGGAGACAGCATTTCCTCGATACAATGAAACCAAAACATTTACCTCCTTTATGGTCAGTTAATTATGATGGGTAA